From Oryza sativa Japonica Group chromosome 4, ASM3414082v1, one genomic window encodes:
- the LOC4336409 gene encoding inositol phosphorylceramide glucuronosyltransferase 1, translating into MRSPTPARLALALVAALAAAALLGGAAAAAATEEAYVTLLYGDEFVLGVRVLGKSIRDTGTRRDLVVLVSDGVSDYSRKLLQADGWIVSHITLLANPNQVRPKRFWGVYTKLKIFNMTSYRKVVYLDADTVVVKSIEDLFKCGKFCGNLKHSERMNSGVMVVEPSETVFKDMMRQIDTLPSYTGGDQGFLNSYYADFANSHVYEPEKPYTPEPETQRLSTLYNADVGLYMLANKWMVDEKELRVIHYTLGPLKPWDWWTAWLVKPVGVWQDVRQTLEESLPGTGGGRSPHDQLVVKVLFILPVLLLSFGYYQSCFQTNKELLNIRSLCAFARRDRYKYKSEEAFPSYSVMGVSSSAFSNSNQRFSNGMHSKLPSYFGALTVLACFMSAGVSFAFAFAIIPKQIMPWTGLLLMFEWTFVSFFLLFGSYLRFVYRWGSLDANHVGHSRFDSSENHMVTGRHHNMSDCDIDATFYWTGMAIIAIVTVLLPTLLGVTALFAKLGLMVAGGVVLASFMTYASEHIAISAFYKGQRDRNVSRSRSICFLF; encoded by the exons ATgaggtcgccgacgccggccagGCTGGCCCTGGCCCTCGtggccgccctcgccgcggcggcgctgctcggcggggcggcggcggcggcggcgacggaggaggcctACGTCACGCTGCTGTACGGGGACGAGTTCGTCCTCGGCGTGCGCGTCCTGGGCAAGTCCATCCGCGACACGGGCACGCGCCGGGACCTGGTCGTGCTCGTCTCCGACGGCGTCTCCGACTACTCGCGGAAGCTCCTCCAG GCAGATGGTTGGATTGTGAGTCATATAACGTTACTGGCCAATCCTAATCAAGTGAGGCCAAAGAGATTTTGGGGCGTCTACACCAAGCTTAAGATATTCAACATGACAAGCTATAGAAAAG TCGTTTATCTCGATGCTGATACTGTGGTCGTGAAAAGTATTGAGGATCTTTTCAAGTGTGGGAAGTTCTGTGGCAACCTGAAGCATTCTGAAAGAATGAATTCTGGAGTGATGGTTGTAGAACCATCTGAAACTGTTTTCAAGGATATGATGCGCCAAATAGACACTTTGCCTTCTTACACCGGAG GTGACCAAGGCTTTCTGAATTCATATTATGCTGATTTCGCCAACTCACATGTTTATGAGCCAGAAAAGCCTTATACACCTGAACCTGAGACTCAGCGCCTTTCTACCTTATATAATGCTGATGTTGGACTTTACATGCTAGCCAACAAG TGGATGGTTGATGAAAAGGAACTTAGAGTCATTCACTACACGTTGGGTCCCCTTAAACCCTGGGACTGGTGGACAGCTTGGCTTGTTAAACCTGTGGGAGTGTGGCAG GATGTTAGGCAAACACTTGAAGAGTCTCTCCCAGGAACTGGTGGGGGGAGAAGCCCTCATGATCAGCTTGTGGTCAAAGTTTTGTTCATCCTTCCTGTTTTACTACTCTCATTTGGTTATTATCAATCATGTTTTCAG ACTAACAAGGAGCTGTTAAATATAAGGTCTCTATGTGCATTTGCTAGAAGAGATCGCTACAAATACAAGTCTGAAGAGGCATTTCCATCGTACTCGGTTATGGGTGTTTCATCATCTGCATTTTCCAATTCAAATCAAAGA TTCTCCAATGGGATGCACTCAAAGTTACCTTCTTATTTTGGGGCACTCACTGTGCTAGCCTGCTTTATGTCTGCTGGCGTATCTTTTGCATTTGCTTTTGCTATCATCCCAAAGCAGATTATGCCATGGACAGGCTTGCTGCTGATGTTCGAGTGGACCTTTGTATCATTCTTCTTGTTATTTGGGAGTTATCTCCGTTTTGTCTATCGATGGGGAAGTCTTGATGCAAATCATGTGGGACATAGTCGTTTTGATTCATCAGAAAACCACATGGTTACAG GCCGGCACCATAATATGTCTGACTGTGACATAGATGCAACATTTTACTGGACAGGGATGGCAATTATAGCTATTGTCACTGTATTGTTACCGACTCTCTTGGGTGTGACTGCATTATTTGCGAA GCTAGGATTGATGGTTGCTGGTGGTGTTGTGCTTGCATCTTTTATGACATACGCTTCAGAGCATATTGCTATCTCTGCCTTTTACAAGGGTCAGAGAGATAGAAATGTGTCCAGAAGTAGAAGCATCTGCTTCTTGTTTTAG
- the LOC4336408 gene encoding protein root UVB sensitive 2, chloroplastic, whose protein sequence is MNILERIRGGGDRAAVGEGPREPEPWVEISESISRLCSFDAGRVSVKVIQDSRPIHDKMIDSFLNKFFPSGYPYSVNEGYLTYTKFRALQHFSSAMLHVLSTQSLLFAAGLRPTPAQATAVSWILKDGMQHAGKLICSGMGARMDSEPKSWRILADVLYDFGTALEVISPLCPQLFLEVAGFGNFAKGMAVVAARATRLPIYSSFAKEGNLSDLFAKGEAISTLFNVMGIGAGIGLASTVCSTTQGKLIAGPLLSVVHIYGVVQEMRATPVNTLNPQRTAMIVADFIKSGKVSSPAELRYREDLLFPNRLIEEAGSVKIGQPVRRVLSPQRIEQLKATFSKEKFLLSRKDNSAYMVLEQSATGEDALRGWLVAAFASEMERSGVGSGDTVLNVAYERMENVFPMFVAEVKSRGWYTDQFLDGNRSRIAYANPISGSAL, encoded by the exons ATGAACATACTC GAGAGGatacgcggaggcggcgacagGGCGGCCGTGGGGGAGGGGCCGCGGGAGCCGGAGCCATGGGTGGAGATTTCGGAGTCCATCTCTCGGCTCTGCAGCTTCGACGCCGGCAGAGTCTCT GTAAAAGTTATCCAAGATTCGAGACCAATACATGATAAGATGATCGATTCTTTCTTGAACAAATTTTTTCCATCAGGCTATCCATACAG TGTGAATGAGGGTTACCTAACTTACACCAAATTCCGAGCGCTCCAGCATTTTTCTAGTGCTATGCTGCATGTGCTATCAACCCAG TCTTTGTTGTTTGCTGCAGGTTTGCGACCTACCCCTGCACAAGCAACTGCTGTAAGTTGG ATTCTAAAAGATGGAATGCAGCACGCAGGAAAGCTCATATGTAGTGGCATGGGGGCAAGAATGGATTCAGAGCCAAAGAGTTGGAGGATACTTG CTGATGTTCTCTATGATTTTGGTACTGCCTTAGAAGTCATTTCACCTTTGTGCCCACAACTTTTTCTTGAAGTAGCAGGCTTCGGAAACTTTGCAAAG GGAATGGCTGTTGTTGCAGCAAGAGCGACAAGGCTACCAATCTATTCTTCTTTTGCCAAGGAAGGTAACCTTAGTGACTTATTTGCTAAAGGGGAAGCCATCTCAACACTTTTCAATGTCATGGGAATAGGTGCTGGCATTGGATTAGCATCTACGGTGTGCTCAACAACTCAAGGGAAG TTAATTGCAGGCCCATTGCTTTCtgttgtacatatatatggagTTGTGCAAGAGATGAGGGCAACTCCTGTAAACACACTTAATCCGCAAAGAACAGCAATGATTGTTGCTGATTTTATCAAG AGTGGAAAGGTTTCCAGCCCAGCTGAGCTAAGATATCGAGAAGATCTTCTTTTTCCTAACCGATTAATAGAAGAAGCAGGAAGTGTGAAAATTGGACAACCAGTCCGCAGAGTTCTTAGCCCACAGCGTATCGAACAGCTGAAAGCAACTTTCTCAAAGGAGAAATTTTTGCTTAGTCGAAAAGACAACAGTGCATACATGGTTCTTGAGCAGAGTGCAACGGGAGAAGATGCACTGAGGGGATGGCTAGTTGCTGCCTTTGCTTCAGAAATGGAAAGATCAGGTGTTGGTTCAGGTGATACAGTTCTAAATGTAGCCTACGAGAGGATGGAGAATGTGTTCCCCATGTTTGTGGCAGAAGTTAAGAGTAGAGGCTGGTACACAGATCAATTTTTAGACGGAAATCGGAGTCGAATTGCATATGCAAATCCCATCAGCGGTAGTGCTTTATGA
- the LOC4336410 gene encoding phosphoenolpyruvate carboxylase kinase 2-like — protein MSEELKRDFEIGEEIGRGRFGVVHRCASRSTGEAYAVKSVDRSRLSDDLDRSLAALEPKLARLAAAGNPGVVQVHAVYEDDDWTHTVMDLCTGPDLLDWVRLRCGQPVPEPDAAAVVAQIAEALALCHRRGVAHRDVKPDNVLLDATGDGPPRVRLADFGSAAWVGDGISAEGLVGTPHYVAPEVVAGGEYGEKADVWSAGVVMYVLLTGGALPFGGETASDVFAAVLRGNLRFPPRLFSGVSPAAKDLMRRMMCRDVYRRFSAEQVLRHPWIVSGGGARDVQPT, from the exons ATGAGTGAGGAACTGAAGCGCGACTTCGAGATCGGCGAGGAGATTGGGCGCGGCCGCTTCGGCGTCGTCCACCGCTGCGCCTCCCGCTCCACCGGCGAGGCCTACGCCGTCAAGTCGGTCGACCGCTCCCGCCTCTCCGACGACCTGGACCGCTCGCTCGCCGCGCTCGAGCCCAAGCTggcccggctcgccgccgcgggcaACCCGGGCGTCGTGCAGGTGCACGCCGTCTACGAGGACGACGACTGGACGCACACGGTCATGGACCTCTGCACGGGGCCCGACCTCCTCGACTGGGTCCGCCTCCGCTGCGGCCAGCCCGTGCCGgagcccgacgccgccgccgtcgtcgcgcagATCGCCGAGGCCCTCGCGctctgccaccgccgcggcgtcgcgcaCCGCGACGTCAAGCCCGACAACGTCCTCCTCGACGCCACCGGGGACGGGCCGCCACGGGTGCGCCTCGCCGACTTCGGCTCCGCCGCGTGGGTCGGCGACGGGATCAGCGCCGAGGGGCTCGTGGGGACGCCGCACTACGTCGCGCCCGAGGTGGTCGCCGGGGGCGAGTACGGGGAGAAGGCCGACGTGTGGAGCGCGGGGGTGGTCATGTACGTGCTCCTCACCGGCGGCGCGCTCCCGTTCGGCGGCGAGACGGCCTCCGACGTGTTCGCCGCCGTCCTGCGGGGCAACCTGAGGTTCCCGCCGAGGCTGTTCTCCGGCGTGTCGCCGGCTGCCAAGGACCTGATGCGGCGGATGATGTGCCGCGACGTCTACAGGAGGTTCTCCGCCGAGCAAGTCCTGA GGCACCCGTGGATCGTgagcggaggaggagcacgCGATGTGCAGCCGACCTGA